The following is a genomic window from Chloroflexota bacterium.
GCGGCGCCCGCGGCTGCGAGGAGTTCGCCTTCTGGAGCGGCCACGTCGTCGGCGACCGGATCGGCATCGTCGGGCGCGCCTTCCACCCGCGCACCAGCCAGGGGTACGGCCACGTCATGATCGACGACGACGCCCAGCTACTGTCGATGACGGAGCTCGTGCACGAGCACGACGAGCTGGTGCTCTGTCAGTTGCACACCCACCCGGCCGATGCCTGGCACAGTCCGACCGACGACCAGGGCGCCTTCACCGACGAGGTCGGCTTCCTGTCGCTGGTGCTGCCCTCGTTCGCCTCGGGCGGCCTCGAGACGGCGGAGGCGTTCCGCCGGACGCAGCAGGGGTGGGTCCACGAGGGGCGCGCGGTGACGACCGGGCTGGTCCAGGTTTTCGGTGATCTTCTGCGCTACGACGGAGCCAACTGGCATGACGACTGAACAGAGCCGCGCCGAGCTGTTCCTCAGCCAGGAGCTGGGCGTGTCGGACCTCCCCCTCGCGCGGACGCGGCTGGCGGCGAGCGAGATCGCGCTGGTGATCTCCCGCGAGCTCGCCGAGGACCGCCTGGCCCAGCTTACCCTCCTGACCGCCGCGAACATACTCTGCCGCCTGGGACCGTACTGCCCGGCGATCACCGTCTCCGCGCCCCAGGCGGCCCGGGTCGCCCCGGGCGTTCCACTGCTTCCGGCCGGCGCGGCGCTCGCCCCGGCGCTCTGCCAATTCATGACCGAGGTTCAGCGGCCCGCCGACCGCTCGGCGCGTCGATACCGGGTCGCCGGTCCCGCAGAGCGCTTCGATCTGGCCTTTGCCATCGGCTCCACCAGCGTACTCGCGGGCCGAACGCTCTACGCCTGGTACGAGCGATGGACCGGCGGGTTCCGGAGCACGCCCCGGCCGCCCCGCTACCACGGGCCGAACCCCTTCGGGGCGCTGCTTGCCGGCATGCTCGGGGCGACGGCGGCCAGTCGGCTGCTGCTGGCCCGCGTGGCGGCTCCGGCGTCTTCGCCGCGGCCACTGCCCTCCGAGGCGACGCTGTCGGCCTACTCCTATAGCCGTCCGGACGATCCCGCCGCGGAGCCCGACCTCCCCGCGGTGGTCGATCTGCGACCGGCCGGTCCGACGCTGCTCGTCGGCGGTGGCGCGGTGGCCTCCGGGGTGGCCTTCGCCCTCGCGAGTCTGGGCCGTGCGGCCGGGACCCTCGACGTGGTCGACGACGACGCGCTGGACGCGACCAATCTCGAACGACACCTGATCTCCGCTTGGACCGACATCGGCGCACCGAAGGCGCGCCGACTGGCCGAGGTGTTCGGCAATGGCGTCTGGAATGGCCTGCACCTGCATCCCCGCATCTGCCGCTACGAGGCGCTCCCTCCGCAGCCTTGGCCTACCGTCATCGCCGCCGTCGACCGGCCGGACCCGCGGCGCCGACTCGAATTCGACTTGCCGAGGGTGCTCTTGAATGCCGGGACGGTCGGTTCCGAGTTCGTGGTGTCCCGCCACGATTATGGGGCCGGGCCATGCGCGGAGTGCCTGTACCCGGAGCGGCCGGCGGCGGTGAAGTCGCCGACCGAGATCGTCGCCGCCCAAACGGGACTCAGCGTCGGCGAGATCTTGGATCTTCAGGCGACCGGCGCACCGGTCGGCGCCGATCAGCTTTCCCGCATCGCAGGTTCGGGCGGCCTGGTCTTCCCGCCGGATGCGCTCTCCCGCGCCGCTCGCGAGGGCATCGGCGCGCTCGCGAGCGCTGCCTGCACCACCGCGGTAGTACGGCCGAGCCAACCGGTCGCCACGATCGGCTTCGTCGCGGCGTTGCCCGGCCTCCTGCTCGCCGCCGAGTTGATAAAGGAGGCGGCGATGGGCGCCCTGGCTACCGGTCGGCCACCCCTCTCAGGGAACCGGAACATCTTCCGGATGGACACCTTCGGTGGCTTGGCCGACGAGTTGGAGCACGCCAAGTCCAGCCGCGGCTGTCGCTGCCGGAACAAAGTCATGCAGGCCGCCTACCAGCGGCGCTGGACCTGGGCAGCGAACGCATAGCCGGTCACCTGGCGGGGGCGCAGCCATAGCTGCGGGCAGGGAGACCGGGCGACTGCGTCTGAGCCGGCAAGTCATCTCCGCGTCAAGGCGTCCCACACTGCGCAGAACGACGTGGCATTTTGGACCGCGAAACGGTCCCGGGCTCGCCGTACTGTTGGACGGTGCCGGCGGCCCGGGCTGCGGCGATGTTCCGCCGCAGCTCACTCCGTGGGCTGCCAGTGAAGCTCGCGACCGGGCAGGATCGCGAGAGCCGCTGCGAAGCACGTCCGGAACGTTCAGTAGGGTTAAGAGGTCTCAAGCAGACGTCACTGACTACCTGCGCCGCTTCGTCGTCGGCGCTGAGGACTACCTCGACGACTGGCTCACACGCGAGAGATCGGGGTGACGGGACCGTGTTGAGCAGGGGCTGATGAGGCTGTTGGTCACCGTCTCCTGGTCGGCGTAGCCGTTCACCCCGTGCCGGCCGGTGCGCCCTTCGGGGCAGTGTCGCCGGGGTGCCGAGCGCGGGTATGCGTTCGCCTTCACCGCGATGAGGATGTCGGGTGGCCGTCCCCCGACCTTGGCCGAGATGACGGGGCCGGCGCCCCGGTCGACGCGCCGCGCGTCACCGCGCTCGGCACCCGGCCTGACGCCGGGCAGCGTCGCGAGAGCCTCTCTGGCTGCGCCCGCGAGGTCGGCAGCATCGCCGTTCTTCGCTGAATCTGCCATGCTCGCTGCACACCGAATTTGGCAGATTCAGCGAAGAGGGGAGCAAGTGCGCTTTATGCCCGGTGATGTGAGCGGAGCGCGAATGCCCCTGCGGTTTCTCGGTGAGCCGGCTGCGTGACTGGCACTCACTCGTGCTCGCCCGGCGTTGCCGGGCCCCGATCGGAGTACGCCGCGACGATGCGGCGGTGGACCTCCTCGATCGGCAGTCCCGCGTCGGACCAGTCGGCAGCGTCGAGCGCTTCGTCCTGACACGTCTCGCAGAAGGCGGCATGCGGCTCGATCTCACCCGCTGGCGTGATGAAGCAGTCCTTCAGGTTCGTGTGGGCGCCCGCCTGGAAGACGCCACAGCCGCAGTAGCAGGGGAGTGCCGCCATGACGTCGAGGCGGGAGTGGGCGGCGGTGTAGGCCGCCCGGCCCCGCGGCATCGTGTCGACCCAGGCCGGGAAGTTGACCCCTGGCCCGGTCGATCCCCCGCCGGTCGCGCCGGCGCTCGTGGGGGCAACCGAGGCGGCAACCGACGCCGCGGGCGGTCCGGCCGCGATGGCGGTGCCCGGCAAGCGACTGCAGCCGGCGCCTACGAGCCCCAGGACACTGAATCCACCGAGCAGCGCGATCGCTCGTCGTCGGGAGTAGCGAGTCGCGGTCATCATCGTGTGCTCACCCAGCGTGGGCTCAGCCCGAGGCGCCCACCAGTGTCAAGACGACGCTTGGGGTTTCGGGGCTGTCGGTCGTCAGCGTGATCTCGAAGCGGTGCGGCCCGCCCATACCCGCGTGCATGATGTATGGGTAGCGGACGACGAGGGTCTCGCCGGGCTTGATGGCCGTCGAACTGACGGCCGGCGTGGCCGGTCAACAGCCCTCCAGCATCTTGACTTGCGGCCGTCCCGTCAGCCGGACCTCGCTCCCGCCGGTGTTGGCAAGCTCAAAGCGAGCTTCCTTCATCACGTCGAACGGGACGCGACCGAGGTCGATCGTTGGCTGGCTGGCGACCAGCCGGCCCGGGGCGTCAGCATCCACCGCCACGGCCGGGGTTGCCGGTCGAAGCCAGATGACCAGCCCGGCGGCGACGCCGGCCAGCGCGAGCAAGCCGGCGACAAGCAAGGGGAGCCTGAGTCGGCGGGCGGTCCGCGTTCGGCTGCGTCGTCGTGACATCGAAAATGACCTCTCTCCGCTGGGGGGCCGCGAAGCGCGAGCATCGTTCGCTCACGATGATGAAACGCGACCGACCTGAGTGGAGGCTGAGACCCGGCTGAGAGTTTCCTGAGGACCAGCGCGTCAATTGACGAAGCGATAGAGACCGAGGTAGTAGGGCTGTACCCTCTCGGGTTCCGGAGCCTCGACCAACGGCGGTGCGGTTCGCTACCGACCGCAGGCCGTCGCCGCTCAGCGAACCCTCAGGTCGCCCACAGGACGCTCACAGCCTGGTATCGGACACTATCCGTCAGCCTTTGGAGCGGTCGGGGCTGGGGACTCAGATGGCCGAGGACAGACGGGCGACATATCCAGACGTTGCGCCATCCCGGTGGAACGGCGCGCGTCACGAGCCGACCAGTCCGCCGACGAGTCCGGCGATGCGCGCGCGTACGATGCTTCAAGTCACGCGCCGCGCGCTCGCGGCGGCCCGCTTCGATGCGACGGTTCACCGCTGGGCAGTAGGGCTGTTCCTCTGCATGACCGGAGCATTGCTGCTCATCGCCCCGCACCAGATGCGTGGGCCGGTGTACGAATCCTCCTCGGCCTGGCTCCTTCCGCTTGGCGTCGCGCTCTTCGGGATCGGCGGCGCGCTGATCGGCGTGTCCGTGCTCATGCCGCCACGCCAGTTGGTCGTGACAGCTCACCTCCTCGCGGGCAGTGGGATCCTGCTACTGACGTACAACGCTGCCGGCGCACAGGCCTGGAGCGAGGCCGCGGTGTACGTCACGTTCGCGGTCACCACGCTCCTCGCGCCGCTGATCGAACGGCGGTCGGGACCGGTCCGTCACGCGCCGGACCTCTTCGCGCTGGCGCTCGGCGCGTCGGCGACGTTCGGCGGGCTGCTGATGCTGCTTGCTGCGAACCAGTTTGGCGCGCCAACGTACGATCTCGTGCGATCCCACCTCGGACTGTTCGGCGTGCTTCTCGTGATGAGCGGGGCTGCGCTGGTGGCCGTCCACGCCCGGCCAACCACCCCTCTGCGCCTCGTGCGAGCGGCCCACCTGGCGGTTGTGCCCGCGTTTCTCGGCGTCGCCGTGTCTGTGCTGGCCGCGCCGGTACACTGGACGGACGTCGGGTACTGGTTGGGCTTCGGGGCGCTGACGGTGGCGCTGCCGTGGGTGGGCCCGCAGCTTCGTGCGATCGACCCGCAGGCACTTCGCATGCAGCTGTCAGTGCTCGTTGCGTTGCTCGTGTCCTTCCCCTTGATCGTCGCGATGGCGGTCGACGGGGCGTTACACGCAGAGCGAGACGCCGCGGCCCGTGACGCGACCTACGGCTTTGTGCTGCTCGCGGTCGGGGCCGCGGTCGCGGCGAGTATCTGGATGGGGAACCGGTTCGCCCAGCCCCTGCGTGACCTCGCGGAAGCCGTGCGAGTCATCGCGGAGGACGAGCACGCGTCGGTCGCATCGCCTCACGGCCCAGCGACCGAGCTCGCTCGCCTCGCACGTGACTTCGACGACATGCGCGCGCGGTTCGGTGAGCGCACGGCATTGTTGGCGGGACTGTCGCTCACGAATGCGCGGCTCCACCGGGAAGCCCACCAGGCGCTGCTGGCTCGGGATCGGTTCCTGAGCATCGCGGCCCACGAGCTGAACACCCCGGTGACCAGCATGCTGGGCTTTACCCAGCTCGCCCTGCGGCAGGTCCGGCACAACGAGATCGACGCCAGCCGACTGGACGCCGCCCTCACCAGGGTCGAGCGGCAGGCCGTCAAGCTCACGCGTATGATCGCGCAGCTCCTCGATCTCTCGCGACTGGAGACCGGCGAGCTTCAACTCGAACGTCATCGCATCGATGTCGCGGCACTCGTTCGGCGTGCGGTTGAGGACATCCAGCTCGCGGGTGTTCGGTGTCCGATCGTCGTGTCCGCGCCTTCGCGGCTCGAGGCCTGGGTGGACCCCATCAGAGTAGAGCAGGTCGTAACGAACCTCGTCAGCAATGCCGTCAAGTTCAGTCCGGCCGAATCCGCGGTCCACGTCGAGCTCGCCGCTCACGGCAACACGATGCTTCGATTGGCCGTGCGCGACCATGGTCCGGGGATCCCGGCCGAGCACGGCGAGAGCATCTTCCGGGCGTTCCACCAGGTGCAGCCAACCGACGTCCGGTCGGGTCTGGGCCTCGGGCTGTTCGTGAGCAGCGAGATCGTTCGCCATCATGGAGGGACGCTCGCGGTCGAGCATCCGGCGGACGGTGGCGCGCAGTTCACGCTCCTGCTTCCATCGTGCGCCCACAGTGATGCCCCCGACCCTTCGGCATGGTCGATCTCGGCCACTGGTGACGCACCGGCTGCCCGTACCTCTGCCGGCGGCGAGGCTCCGACTTCCTGACCGGCTCCGCCAGCAGGAGGACTCCGCCGCACACGGTGACTGGCCGCGCCGGCGTCCCCGGCGGCGCTACCCATCAGCCGTAAACGCTCAGGAAGCCCTCAGCCTGTCGTCAGCACCGCCTCAGCCAGGTCGTGTTTCCTTCACGGACACGGACTCCGTGGCGGCGGAACGCGTCCCGTGTACGGACGCCCCCCGCCGGGTGGTGTCCCAGATGCTCGGCGCCCCTCGCGAAGCAAGAATCCGCGCACGGCGGCTCCGTTGTTTCCCGTACAAGGTGGACGCGGGTGCCCCACGCCGATCGACGCGGTGGCGCCAACGGAGGTTGCGTGATCTCGCGCCGTGCTTTCCTGCAAGCTGGACTTGCCCAGGCTGGCCTTGCCGCCGTCATCAGCCTGCCGCTCGCGACGGTTGCCGCGGCTGCCTCGTGTACGACCGACACGGGCGACCGGCCCTTCTCGCCGTGTGGGTCTGACGGCGTGCTCGCCCGACCGGCCGGTGACCCGCCGTTCGAGCCGCGATGGGTGGCCACCTTCCTGCCGACGAAGCTCTGGCCGACCGCGACCGAGATCGACGATTCGGTCGGACCGGTCGAGCCGGGCGCGCTGTTCCGGGTCGACGCCCCGCAGCGGGGCTACCGCCTGTTCGTCTGGGATCCGCGCGAGAACCGTCACGTCTTCCTCGGATCGGAGGCGGTCGGACCGGCCGACGAGCCATTCTGGTCGGCGTTCGCCGACGACGGCCGCTGGATCGACGTGAGCCTCGGGCTGCCGCAGCGCCTGCGTGCCATGCAGGGCGACCAGGAAGTGTTCCGCGACCTCATCACCGCCGGGATCGACCGCAGGACGAAACCCGGCTTCTACCGCATCCTGCGTCGCGTCGCGAACGAGACGATGGACAGCCGGACCGTCCCGGATGCGACGCGCTCATACCTGCTGAAGGACGTCCTCTATACCCAGTACTTCCACAACGACGGGTCGGCGATCCACTACAACTGGTGGGCTGTCACCTGGGGTGCCCCCGGCTCGCAAGGCTGCCTCGGGATGCGCCTCAACGGCGCCCGCTACATGTGGGACTGGGCCACCGTCGGCACGCCGCTCGCCATTCACGAGTAGCTGACGACCGGGGCTGACGACGGATTGACCGTACACGCTCCGGCCCGGACCTCGTGGTCGGCGCGGGTAGCACGGAGGTGAGATGCAGGGAACGACGAGTGGTGCGGTGAGCGGGCGCGCTAAGCGATCGCGGCCACGCCGCCAGCAGCTCGGCACGACCGTCGTCTGGCTGGCGGTGCTCGTCCTGGTGCTTGGGGGCCTGCTGGGCGTCGCGGCGTACCTCGTGCTCGGCCTGCCGGCACCGGGCAGCCCTGGTGCCAGAGCGCCTTCGAGCGCGCAGGGTGGCGCGGCCTCCCCGGGTGCCGGGATGGTGCCGGCTCCGGAGGGGCCACCGGCGCCACGCCCGGGTGCGCTGGCGCCGGACATCGCCGGGCTGGCACTGGACGGGTCGCGCGTCGCGCTCGGCGACCTGCGCGGGAAGACGGTCATGGTGAACTTCTGGGCGAGCTGGTGCCCGCCCTGCGAGCGCGAGATGGCCGATCTCCAGCAGCTGTACGCCGAGGAGAGCAGCGCGGGCTTCGTCGTCCTGGGCGTCAACGAAGGCGAAGCACCGGAGCGTGCGCAGACCTTCCTGACACGGAAGGGGATTACCTTCCCAAACCTGGTTGATCCCGACATGAGCATCACCAGGCGCTACGAGGTGTTCGGACTCCCGAACTCCTTCTTCGTCGATCCCGCCGGCGTCGTTCGCGCCCGGATCGTTGGCCCGATCAGTCTGGAGCAGATGCGTAGCCACCTCCAGCAGGTGCGCCAGGGCTCGACCGTCCAGCAGGCGAGCATCCCATCGTTGTTCGCCGCGACGAGCGCCCTGCACGATCGGCCGGTCGCCGAGGTGGCGGGCGGGCCGATCACCCTCGGCGAGGTCAACCGGCGGATCGACCTGGAGCTGAGCCTGACGGCGATTAAGGGGGGCCTCGTCACCGACCTGACCCGCCCGGAGCGCAGCGAGGAGCTCCAGCAGCTCCAACGGATCATGACCGAGCGGGTGGTCGACGAGCGTGTCGTCGCACGGCGCGCCGGCGCGGCCGGCATCGCCGTCACGGATGCCGAGGTCGACGCCGACCTCGCGCGGACGGCCGGCGAGGCCGGCCTGACGCCCCCGGCCCTCGTACAGGCCCTCTCAGAGCGTGGCTCGGACATTGCCGTGCTCCGGGACAGTCACCGCGCCGCCAGCCTGATCGGAAGGTTCGTGGCCGAGCGCGTGCTGACCGGCCAGAATGCTGAGGGGCTCGACGACTACGAGCCGTGGCTCGCAGCGGCGCGCGCGGCTGACGGCGTCCGGATCCTGCTCCCGTGAGACATGGCGCTCGTATGAGAGCGCGTATGAGATAAGGAGACAGCGTGATGAGGGTCAGGCAACGGGGGGTGGTCGTCACGGTTGGCATCGTCGCGATGATGGCGGCCACCGTGCTCGCGGTCACGATGCTGCGCCCCGGAATGGCCGCGTCCGGCCCCCAGACAGCACCGAGCGCCGGCGGCTTCAGGAACGTCGGTCCGGCCGAGCTTCAGCAGATCCTGGGATCGAGCGACCCCGTCCTCGTCGACGTCCACGTGCCCAACGAGGGGTACCTGGCCGGGACGGACGCGCGGATCCCGTACACCGAGGTTGCCGCCCGGATCGGCGAGCTACCGGCCGACCGCGACGCCCCGATCGTCCTCTACTGCATGAGCGGCCGGATGAGCGAGATCGCGGCCAGGAGGCTCGTCGACCTGGGCTACCGCAACGTCGCGCACCTGGCCGGGGGCATGGTCGCCTGGCGGGAGGCCGGCCTGCCCGTGCTGTCGGAGTAGCCCCACCAATCCCCCGCCGAGCGCTTCACCGCACGGCCAGATGATGACTGGGTCACCGCGCGTCGGCGACGGCCAGCGCCGCCAGCGGGGCGTCGCTGTTGGACCAGGCGCGCAGGAGCTGCGCCGCCGTGATCCGGCCCTCCCCCCGCCCCGACCACGGCACCGGGTCGCTAAACAGGAAGTCGTCCCCGTCCACCCCGGTGAGGACGAGGTAATGGTCGTAGGTGACCGCCGCCCACTCGCGTCCTGGCATCAACCGGTACCGCAGCTGCGGGATGACCGGGTGCCCCGCCCGGAGATGGGTCCGGACCTCGTCGAGCGTCCAGCGACGGTAGCGCCGATTCTCCAGTAGCCCCTGACCCTCCAGGCCGTACGACTCCACGACGCCTTCGAGCGCCTCCAGCAGGAAGCCGGTGTCCGGCCCGGACGTCCCCTGGAAGCGGTGGGCTTGCTCGCGCAGGCGCGCGGTCGGCACCGTGATGCCGTAAGCTTGCAGGATCATCCCGATGCTCGCCGGGCCACAGTTCGCGCCGGCGGCGGCGCTCCCGTCAAGCTGGGTGCGATAGGGGACGCTCAGGGCGACCTGCGCCGCGCCGAAGGCGAACGGACCGTCCCACGGACGCAGCAGACCCTGCGTCGGTCCGGCCTGGACGGCGCTGGCGTCCACCCAGGCCAGGATGGTGTCGAGCCCGCCCGGCAGGCCGAGACGGACGGGTATCCGGCCGTCCCGGATCGGCCCGGCGGCCTCGAGTACGGAGAGGCGTGGCACCTGAGCGAGCACGGTCGAGTCCGGATGCCCGTCGTCGCGCAGGGCGACGTCGCGCACGCTGACGAGCGGCCCGGCCAGAGTCGTCGCGCCGTCGTCCACTACCTCCGGTGGTAGCTCCGGCGCGTCGGCAACCTGCTCCGACCCGGGCTCCGCCACGTCGGCCGGTAGGTCGGCCGGCGTGATCCGCGTGACGACGGGGCGCCTGACCGGAGCCCACTCCACGGGAGGCGCAGCCGGGACACCCGGCCAGACGATCGCGGAGCGCAGCGCCGGCGGCGTGTCCGGGGTCGGCGCCGGGATCGCGGTCCAGGCGGTCACGGCCAGGGTCACGAGGACGAGCGCATGGCGGGCGAGGTGACCGGTCGTCGGCTGCGTGCGGGTACGGATGGCCTGCATGGGGCCGATTATCCGGGAGACATTGAAGACCTGTCTACGGTCTGCGAGACGGAAGAGAGCGGGCGGGGCGAACCCTCAGCGAACCCTCAGCCGCGCCTCAGCACGCGTTCAGCCACCCGGCCGACTGTCCGGTGAGAGAACCGCGTGCCGCGCGGGTTGGGCGCAGGGCGCGAGCAGACTCGACCTTGGAGAGCTTCTGTGGGCGGACACTGGTACAGCAGCAGACCGACAGATGACCCAGAACGTCGATCGCGGGCCGGAGGGCGTCTCGCTCGGCGGCATGCCCTGACGCTCCTGGCGACGGGCGTTCTTGCCGGGCTCGTCGGCGTGTCCGCGCGGTCGGCAAGAACCGCGCTCGGTGCTCCGCTGATGACAGATCCAGCGCGCAGCCCCGAGGCCATGGCTCCACCGACGCCGGGGGTGCCGGGCCGCACCGGGACCGAGAGCCCGCTCGGCGGCGTGCCGCCCGTTCTTGGCCCGGTCGTGGAACAGAATCGGGTTCTGCCCGTGCCGAGGCAGTGGCCTCCGTCGCCGCGCGCGCTCCCGACCCGCGGGTTTGGCGTTCGGGAGCAGCCGCCCGAGCGACTGCTCGTGCCCGCCATCGCGGTCGACGCCAGGGTCATGCCGATTGGAGTGCGGGTGGACAAGCAGGGGCAGCTCGTCTGGGAGACGGCGCCGTTCGCGGTCGGGCACCACCAGGGCACGGGCGTGCCCGGTCTGCCGGGCAATCTCGTGCTCTCCGGCCACATCAGCAGCCCGAGCGAAGGCGATGTCTTCCGGCGGCTCCCGGACGTGACGGTTGGCGATGGCATCGTCGTCGTCACCTCGGAGCGCCACTGGCTCTACCTGGTCACGGCGACACTGGTCGTCACGCCGGACGCCGTTCAGTACATCGAGCCCACCCTCGACCCGGTGGCTACCCTCATCATGTGCGTCCCGGACGGCGTGTACTCCGATCGCCTGATCGTTCGCGCCGCGCTCGTGTGATGCCGCGGAGCGTTCTCCGGCCTGTCATGCCAGCAGCCTCCGTGGTGCCGCCCCCGACGCTCTTCAGGACATCCTCAGGGGCCTCTCAGGGCCAGCACAGCATCGGCCGGTACGCTGAGCGTGAACGACAAGAGAACTGGCCCAATGACCTTGCCTTCGGGAGACTCCCATGCCTGATGAACCCGCCGCCTACGGCCTCTGGCCGATCGTCGTGGTGAACTCGGCGGTGCTCCTGATCTTCGCGTTCAGTTTCACCCGCCCGCGCTCGCCCCGGGACTGGCGCTCGTTCGGCGCCTTCGCGGCCTTCGTGGTCGCCCTGTTCACCGAGATGTACGGGTTCCCGCTGACCATCTACCTCCTGGCGGGCTGGCTGGGGGGGCGCTTCCCCGAGCTCAATCTCCTGACCCACAACGGCGGGCACCTCTGGCAGACCATGCTCGGTCTGCCCGGCGACCCGCACACCAGCCCGCTCCATCTGGTGAGCGATCTGGTCATCGTCGCCGGGTTCATCCTCCTCGGCGCCTCGTGGAAGGTCCTGTATGCCGCCCAGCGCACGGGACGCCTCGCCACGACTGGCCCGTACGCGCGTCTGCGTCATCCGCAGTACGTGGGCTTCACCCTGATCATGGCCGGCTTCCTCCTTCAGTGGCCCACGCTGCCGACGCTTGCCATGTTCCCAATCCTCGTCACGATGTACGCCCGCCTGGCCCGTCGCGAAGAGCGGGACGCCATGGCCATGTTCGGCGACGCCTACGTGCAGTACGCCGCCGCCACGCCGGCCTTCGTGCCGCGCCCCCGGCCCCGTGCCGTACCCTCGGCAGCGTAGGTCGCACGCGGGAGCCGCGAGAGCTGGCGACGGCTTGGTGCGCGGTGCAGGTTCGTCAGGTGGGCTGCTCACAGCGACGAGGGCGGCGGGAGATCCCGCCGCCCTCGTCATCATCCGGCTCGGTGAGTCCAGTCACATGCCCTGGCCCGCACCGTCACAGCGGGCGATTGACTCCATACCGCTGGTCGGCGGGGAGGCTGCTCCTCAGGCAACCCTCAGGTGCGGCTCAGCGTGGATTCAGGGCCGGTCCGTATTACTAGCGAAGCCTCACTCGTCCCGCCGCGCGATGGTGCCCGGCGCCTCGTCGCGGGGCCGTCTCGTCTAGAGCCTGTTATGGACTTACGTCAGGCCGAAGTAGGCAGTAGCGCGGGCGAGTTCGAGGCAGGCGAAGGCGACGAGATGCAGACCGGCCAGGACGGAGAGGCGGCGCTCGTAGTCTCGGACGAGGCGTCGGAAGCGGGACTTCCAGGCGAAGGATCGCTCCACGACCCAGCGCCTGGGAAGGAGGACGAAGCCACGCTTGGCCTCGGGCAGCTTGACGACCTCGAGGCGGATGCCGTGGGCCAGGGCCGCCTCGGCGGGGTCAGCGCCCGTGTAGC
Proteins encoded in this region:
- a CDS encoding L,D-transpeptidase, which encodes MISRRAFLQAGLAQAGLAAVISLPLATVAAAASCTTDTGDRPFSPCGSDGVLARPAGDPPFEPRWVATFLPTKLWPTATEIDDSVGPVEPGALFRVDAPQRGYRLFVWDPRENRHVFLGSEAVGPADEPFWSAFADDGRWIDVSLGLPQRLRAMQGDQEVFRDLITAGIDRRTKPGFYRILRRVANETMDSRTVPDATRSYLLKDVLYTQYFHNDGSAIHYNWWAVTWGAPGSQGCLGMRLNGARYMWDWATVGTPLAIHE
- a CDS encoding HAMP domain-containing histidine kinase, with the protein product MLLAANQFGAPTYDLVRSHLGLFGVLLVMSGAALVAVHARPTTPLRLVRAAHLAVVPAFLGVAVSVLAAPVHWTDVGYWLGFGALTVALPWVGPQLRAIDPQALRMQLSVLVALLVSFPLIVAMAVDGALHAERDAAARDATYGFVLLAVGAAVAASIWMGNRFAQPLRDLAEAVRVIAEDEHASVASPHGPATELARLARDFDDMRARFGERTALLAGLSLTNARLHREAHQALLARDRFLSIAAHELNTPVTSMLGFTQLALRQVRHNEIDASRLDAALTRVERQAVKLTRMIAQLLDLSRLETGELQLERHRIDVAALVRRAVEDIQLAGVRCPIVVSAPSRLEAWVDPIRVEQVVTNLVSNAVKFSPAESAVHVELAAHGNTMLRLAVRDHGPGIPAEHGESIFRAFHQVQPTDVRSGLGLGLFVSSEIVRHHGGTLAVEHPADGGAQFTLLLPSCAHSDAPDPSAWSISATGDAPAARTSAGGEAPTS
- a CDS encoding sortase, which produces MTDPARSPEAMAPPTPGVPGRTGTESPLGGVPPVLGPVVEQNRVLPVPRQWPPSPRALPTRGFGVREQPPERLLVPAIAVDARVMPIGVRVDKQGQLVWETAPFAVGHHQGTGVPGLPGNLVLSGHISSPSEGDVFRRLPDVTVGDGIVVVTSERHWLYLVTATLVVTPDAVQYIEPTLDPVATLIMCVPDGVYSDRLIVRAALV
- a CDS encoding ThiF family adenylyltransferase → MTTEQSRAELFLSQELGVSDLPLARTRLAASEIALVISRELAEDRLAQLTLLTAANILCRLGPYCPAITVSAPQAARVAPGVPLLPAGAALAPALCQFMTEVQRPADRSARRYRVAGPAERFDLAFAIGSTSVLAGRTLYAWYERWTGGFRSTPRPPRYHGPNPFGALLAGMLGATAASRLLLARVAAPASSPRPLPSEATLSAYSYSRPDDPAAEPDLPAVVDLRPAGPTLLVGGGAVASGVAFALASLGRAAGTLDVVDDDALDATNLERHLISAWTDIGAPKARRLAEVFGNGVWNGLHLHPRICRYEALPPQPWPTVIAAVDRPDPRRRLEFDLPRVLLNAGTVGSEFVVSRHDYGAGPCAECLYPERPAAVKSPTEIVAAQTGLSVGEILDLQATGAPVGADQLSRIAGSGGLVFPPDALSRAAREGIGALASAACTTAVVRPSQPVATIGFVAALPGLLLAAELIKEAAMGALATGRPPLSGNRNIFRMDTFGGLADELEHAKSSRGCRCRNKVMQAAYQRRWTWAANA
- a CDS encoding redoxin domain-containing protein; the encoded protein is MSGRAKRSRPRRQQLGTTVVWLAVLVLVLGGLLGVAAYLVLGLPAPGSPGARAPSSAQGGAASPGAGMVPAPEGPPAPRPGALAPDIAGLALDGSRVALGDLRGKTVMVNFWASWCPPCEREMADLQQLYAEESSAGFVVLGVNEGEAPERAQTFLTRKGITFPNLVDPDMSITRRYEVFGLPNSFFVDPAGVVRARIVGPISLEQMRSHLQQVRQGSTVQQASIPSLFAATSALHDRPVAEVAGGPITLGEVNRRIDLELSLTAIKGGLVTDLTRPERSEELQQLQRIMTERVVDERVVARRAGAAGIAVTDAEVDADLARTAGEAGLTPPALVQALSERGSDIAVLRDSHRAASLIGRFVAERVLTGQNAEGLDDYEPWLAAARAADGVRILLP
- a CDS encoding C39 family peptidase; this translates as MQAIRTRTQPTTGHLARHALVLVTLAVTAWTAIPAPTPDTPPALRSAIVWPGVPAAPPVEWAPVRRPVVTRITPADLPADVAEPGSEQVADAPELPPEVVDDGATTLAGPLVSVRDVALRDDGHPDSTVLAQVPRLSVLEAAGPIRDGRIPVRLGLPGGLDTILAWVDASAVQAGPTQGLLRPWDGPFAFGAAQVALSVPYRTQLDGSAAAGANCGPASIGMILQAYGITVPTARLREQAHRFQGTSGPDTGFLLEALEGVVESYGLEGQGLLENRRYRRWTLDEVRTHLRAGHPVIPQLRYRLMPGREWAAVTYDHYLVLTGVDGDDFLFSDPVPWSGRGEGRITAAQLLRAWSNSDAPLAALAVADAR
- a CDS encoding rhodanese-like domain-containing protein is translated as MRVRQRGVVVTVGIVAMMAATVLAVTMLRPGMAASGPQTAPSAGGFRNVGPAELQQILGSSDPVLVDVHVPNEGYLAGTDARIPYTEVAARIGELPADRDAPIVLYCMSGRMSEIAARRLVDLGYRNVAHLAGGMVAWREAGLPVLSE
- a CDS encoding isoprenylcysteine carboxylmethyltransferase family protein; amino-acid sequence: MPDEPAAYGLWPIVVVNSAVLLIFAFSFTRPRSPRDWRSFGAFAAFVVALFTEMYGFPLTIYLLAGWLGGRFPELNLLTHNGGHLWQTMLGLPGDPHTSPLHLVSDLVIVAGFILLGASWKVLYAAQRTGRLATTGPYARLRHPQYVGFTLIMAGFLLQWPTLPTLAMFPILVTMYARLARREERDAMAMFGDAYVQYAAATPAFVPRPRPRAVPSAA
- a CDS encoding Mov34/MPN/PAD-1 family protein, giving the protein MSALDTLLAMLPTRRPRLRVLGATGRPAHLETLLVPRTIVGASLTHLQAGGARGCEEFAFWSGHVVGDRIGIVGRAFHPRTSQGYGHVMIDDDAQLLSMTELVHEHDELVLCQLHTHPADAWHSPTDDQGAFTDEVGFLSLVLPSFASGGLETAEAFRRTQQGWVHEGRAVTTGLVQVFGDLLRYDGANWHDD